The following are from one region of the Gadus chalcogrammus isolate NIFS_2021 chromosome 19, NIFS_Gcha_1.0, whole genome shotgun sequence genome:
- the LOC130372392 gene encoding adhesive plaque matrix protein-like produces MALIMRVLQLSLLLDVGCQVYAYRIGYAEPEMPTYGLQQPPSYKPEQPPSYKPEQPPSYKPEQPPSYKPEQPPSYKPEQPPSYKPEQPPSYKPHPQQQHPSDKPQQQHPSYKPQPQQQQHPSYKPQQQQHPSYKPQQQQHPSYKPQQQQHPSYKPQQQQHPSYKPQQQQLPSYNPQQQHTSYKPQQQQQPSYKPQQQQQPQQPSSYKPQQPSIYKPQQPSSYKPQEPSYDQQHPSYKPQQQQQEQQQHPSDKPQQQHPSDKPQQQPSYKPQQQQPSYKPQQQQQQHPSYKPQQQQHPSYQQQQQQQQQQPSSYKPQEPSYDQQQPQPQQQQHPIDKPQQQQQQHPSYNPQQQHPSYKPQQQQQPSYKPQQQQQPQQPSSYKPQQPSIYKPQQPSSYKPQEPSYDQQHPSYKPQQPQQQQQEQQQPSDKPQQQQPSDKPQQQQPSYKPQQQQQQHPSYKPQQQQQQHPSYKPQQQQQHPSYNPQPQQQQHPSYKPQQQHPSYKPQQEQHPSYKPQQQQQQQQHPSYKPHQQQQHPSYKPQQQQHPSYKPQKPSSYKPQEPSYDQHQQQPQQQHPSDKPQQQHPSYKPQQQHPIYKPQQPSSYKPQEPSYDQQQPQHPSDKPQQQQQRHPSDKPQQQQHPSDKPQQQQHPSYKPQQQQHPSHKPQQQQHPSYKPQQQQQHPSYKPQQQQHPIYKPQQQQQHPTYKPQPQQQQQHPSYKPQQQQQHPIYKPQQQQQQHPTYKPQPQQQQQHPSYKPQQQQQQHSIYKPQQQQHPIYKPQQPSYKPQQQQQQHPSYKQ; encoded by the exons ATGGCTTTAATAATGAG gGTACTTCAATTGTCTCTACTCCTTGATGTTGGGTGTCAAGTGTATG CTTACAGGATCGGATATGCTGAGCCGGAGATGCCTACGTATGGGCtgcagcagcctcctagctacaagccagagcaacctcctagctacaagccagagcaacctcctagctacaagccagagcaacctcctagctacaagccagagcaacctcctagctacaagccagagcaacctcctagctacaagccagagcaacctcctagctacaagccccacccccagcagcagcatcctagcgacaagccccagcagcagcatcctagctacaagccgcagccccagcagcagcaacatcctagctacaagccccagcagcagcaacatcctagctacaagccccagcagcagcaacatcctagctacaagccccagcagcagcaacatcctagctacaagccccagcagcagcagcatcctagctacaagccccagcagcagcaacttcctagctacaatccccagcagcaacatactagctacaagccccagcagcagcaacagcctagctacaagccccagcagcagcagcagccccagcagccttctagctacaagccccagcagccttctatctacaagccccagcagccttctagctacaagccacaggagcctagctacgaccagcagcatcctagctacaagccgcagcagcagcagcaggagcagcagcagcatcctagcgacaagccccagcagcagcatcctagcgacaagccccagcagcagcctagctacaagccccagcagcagcagccaagctacaagccccagcagcagcagcagcaacatcctagctacaagccccagcagcagcaacatcctagctaccagcagcagcagcagcagcagcagcagcagccttctagctacaagccacaggagcctagctacgaccagcaacagccgcagccgcagcagcagcagcatcctatcgacaagccccagcagcagcagcagcagcatccaagctacaatccccagcagcaacatcctagctacaagccccagcagcagcaacagcctagctacaagccccagcagcagcagcagccccagcagccttctagctacaagccccagcagccttctatctacaagccccagcagccttctagctacaagccacaggagcctagctacgaccagcagcatcctagctacaagccccagcagccgcagcagcagcagcaggagcagcagcagcctagcgacaagccccagcagcagcagcctagcgacaagccccagcagcagcagcctagctacaagccccagcagcagcagcagcaacatcctagctacaagccccagcagcagcagcagcaacatcctagctacaagccccagcagcagcagcaacatcctagctacaatccccagccccagcagcagcaacatcctagctacaagccccagcagcaacatcctagctacaagccccagcaggagcaacatcctagctacaagcctcagcagcagcagcagcagcagcaacatcctagctacaagccccatcagcagcagcaacatcctagctacaagccccagcagcagcaacatcctagctacaagccccagaagccttctagctacaagccacaggagcctagctacgaccagcaccagcaacagccccagcagcagcatcctagcgacaaaccccagcagcaacatcctagctacaagccccagcagcaacatcccatttacaagccccagcagccttctagctacaagccacaggagcctagctacgaccagcaacagccgcagcatcctagcgacaagccccagcagcagcagcagcggcatcctagcgacaagccccagcagcagcagcatcctagtgacaagccccagcagcagcaacatcccagctacaagccccagcagcagcaacatcccagccacaagccccagcagcagcaacatcccagctacaagccccagcagcagcagcaacatcccagctacaagccgcagcagcagcaacatcccatttacaagccccagcagcagcagcaacatcccacttacaagccccagccccagcagcagcagcaacatcctagctacaagccccagcagcagcagcaacatcccatttacaagccccagcagcagcagcagcaacatcccacttacaagccccagccccagcagcagcagcaacatcctagctacaagccccagcagcagcagcaacaacattccatttacaagccccagcagcagcaacatcccatttataagccccagcagcctagctacaagccccagcagcagcagcagcaacatcctagctacaagcagtAA